In the genome of Populus trichocarpa isolate Nisqually-1 chromosome 6, P.trichocarpa_v4.1, whole genome shotgun sequence, one region contains:
- the LOC7466006 gene encoding transcription repressor OFP13, whose translation MGKKMKLPFLSKINTNTDQSKRPLWPWPTYCHQPRTLSFSFRTSDGMFKTINSAFLDATNNDVVDSTPESWFTKSCESASFSTASDDQSGAIDPIETVIRGLRSERLFFEPGETNSILEEAKAGDEFPFKETVVLSMESQDPYLDFKKSMEEMVEAHGLTDWEGLEELLSCYLKVNGESNHGYIVSAFVDLLVGLAFASSSSSSSSITSTSTTQHHHDFCSSSHHSPSSPLSLYTSSTSDDDSSSTPCCVSSLENGADIISPCLTSLEAENGIKNINQ comes from the coding sequence ATGGGCAAGAAAATGAAGCTCCCTTTTCTCTCCAAGATTAATACAAACACAGATCAATCAAAAAGGCCTTTATGGCCTTGGCCTACTTATTGTCACCAACCAAGAACCCTCTCTTTTAGTTTTAGAACAAGTGATGGCATGTTCAAGACCATCAACTCAGCTTTCTTAGATGCTACTAACAATGATGTGGTGGACAGCACACCTGAGTCATGGTTCACCAAATCTTGTGAATCAGCTAGCTTCTCAACAGCATCAGATGATCAGTCAGGAGCTATTGACCCTATAGAGACAGTAATCAGAGGTTTAAGGTCAGAGAGGCTGTTCTTTGAACCAGGAGAGACTAATTCAATCTTGGAAGAAGCTAAGGCAGGTGATGAGTTTCCATTTAAAGAAACTGTGGTGCTGTCAATGGAATCTCAAGACCCTTATTTGGATTTCAAGAAGTCAATGGAGGAGATGGTTGAGGCTCATGGTTTAACAGACTGGGAAGGCCTTGAAGAGCTTTTGTCTTGCTACTTGAAAGTGAATGGAGAGAGCAATCATGGGTACATCGTTAGTGCTTTTGTAGATTTGCTTGTTGGTCTtgcttttgcttcttcttcttcctcctcttcttctatTACTAGTACTAGCACTACTCAACATCATCatgatttttgttcttcttctcaTCATTCTCCTTCTTCTCCTTTGTCTTTATACACTTCTTCTACATCTGATGATGATTCTTCTTCTACTCCTTGCTGTGTATCCTCATTAGAAAATGGGGCTGATATAATTAGTCCCTGTTTAACTTCATTAGAAGCTGAAAAtgggattaaaaatattaatcaatag
- the LOC7485295 gene encoding transcription repressor OFP6 produces MSTNKKTFLLNTVSLNLGCSSCKKPKLSNICQPKPKPKPKLQTPTYQKHKKDLYCSSSSTSSSKITTNQSPNGHENHDTPNTFSPAMDTPPHFFSDTGNNMKCSTAVRGFGRVGGESVAVEKDSDDPYLDFRHSMLQMILEKEIYSKDDLRQLLDCFLQLNSPYYHGVIIRAFTEIWNGVFSMRTDTTSTGSEKQLHYYYGC; encoded by the coding sequence atgtccACTAACAAGAAAACGTTCCTTCTCAACACAGTCTCACTGAACTTAGGCTGTAGCAGCTGCAAGAAACCAAAACTTTCCAACATATGCcagccaaaaccaaaaccaaaaccaaaactccAAACCCCGActtaccaaaaacacaaaaaagatcTCTACTGCTCCTCTTCTTCAACCTCTTCatcaaaaataacaacaaaccAATCTCCAAATGGCCATGAAAATCATGACACCCCGAACACATTTTCTCCAGCAATGGACACACCACCCCATTTCTTCTCTGACACAGGCAACAACATGAAGTGTTCAACAGCTGTACGAGGATTCGGTCGCGTTGGAGGTGAAAGTGTTGCTGTTGAGAAAGATTCTGATGACCCTTATTTGGATTTTAGACACTCAATGTTGCAGATGATATTGGAGAAGGAGATTTACTCGAAAGATGATCTTAGACAGCTTCTTGATTGTTTCTTGCAACTAAATTCGCCTTACTATCATGGGGTTATTATTAGAGCTTTCACTGAGATCTGGAATGGAGTCTTCTCTATGAGGACCGACACCACTAGTACAGGTTCCGAGAAGCAACTACATTATTACTATGGTTGCTAG